From Salmo salar chromosome ssa04, Ssal_v3.1, whole genome shotgun sequence, one genomic window encodes:
- the LOC106603184 gene encoding uncharacterized protein, with product MFSLYCRNHYLPTLALSENPVKEPSAPVTSAVSSKRTGPIHEHTQPPPNPIYSAGFRECISRLGNYIDSVDPSQKESFVQELRDHLDAHSACPLGRVQSQTFPLDLQPWGSGAEGQCLLGRVQNRKESTVMGHQRASREATFPYINTSLPIYPKTFVLHHPHPTQHLSHPYPSPPYSLSPPPSPSYSSSSTPFTITSPYLSMPCHFPFPPSPSEHRSDSLSSSSHSTSLLVAPLVPDNPPLGSSIPTPLRPSGPVPDGPTRTLRRSFFQIQPQAIWRPWP from the coding sequence aTGTTCTCCCTATACTGTCGGAATCACTATTTACCAACACTAGCCCTTTCAGAAAATCCTGTGAAAGAGCCCTCTGCTCCAGTGACTAGTGCTGTGAGTTCCAAAAGGACAGGCCCCATACATGAGCACACACAGCCCCCACCCAACCCCATCTACAGTGCAGGTTTCAGAGAATGCATCTCCCGCCTGGGCAACTACATTGACAGTGTGGATCCCTCCCAGAAAGAGAGCTTTGTCCAGGAACTGAGGGACCACCTGGATGCCCACAGTGCCTGCCCTCTGGGGAGGGTGCAGAGCCAGACATTTCCCCTGGACCTCCAGCCCTGGGGCTCTGGAGCAGAAGGACAATGCTTACTGGGCAGAGTTCAGAACAGGAAGGAAAGCACAGTGATGGGTCATCAACGAGCCAGCAGGGAGGCCACCTTCCCCTACATCAACACCTCTCTTCCCATCTATCCCAAAACCTTTgtactccaccacccccaccctacCCAACACCTCTCACACCCATACCCATCTCctccttactctctctcccccccaccctccccttcTTACTCCAGCTCCTCGACACCTTTCACCATTACCTCTCCATACCTCTCCATGCCCTGCCACttccccttccctccttctccctctgaaCATCGATCAGATTCCTTGTCATCCTCTTCTCACTCTACATCTCTGCTTGTGGCGCCTCTGGTACCAGACAATCCTCCCCTGGGTTCCAGTATCCCCACCCCTCTACGTCCCTCTGGCCCTGTGCCCGACGGCCCAACAAGGACTCTGAGGCGGTCATTCTTTCAGATCCAGCCCCAGGCAATATGGAGGCCCTGGCCCTGA